GAAGACCGCCGCCGCCCCCGCCACCGCCGCCATCGGCTCCACCACCGCGGAGAGCTGGCCGTACCAGAAGCTCCTGAGGCGGCTCATACCCTCGCGCCGCAGCGGCATCGAGACCGCGAGCCCTTCCGGGAAATTCTGGATGGCGATGCCGACGGCCAGCGCAACGGCGCCCCCGAACGTGGCGTAGGGGAACCCGGCCGCGGCCGCGCCGAACGCCACCCCCACCGCCAACCCCTCGGGGATGTTGTGCAGCGTTATCGCTAGGACGAGCAGCGTGCTCCGCTGCCAGCTCGTCTGTATCCCCTCGGCCTCGTCTTGGTGGAAGCCGATGTGGAGGTGCGGGAGGACCCGGTCGACGGCCGCCAAAAAAAGGCCGCCGGCGAGGAAGCCCGCCGCCGCCGGAAGCCAGCTCGGCAGCCGTCC
This DNA window, taken from bacterium, encodes the following:
- a CDS encoding ZIP family metal transporter is translated as MDFARELHPVLQALVATCFTWAATALGAAAVFTARTVNRRVLDGMLGFAAGVMIAASFWSLLAPAIEMSAGGRLPSWLPAAAGFLAGGLFLAAVDRVLPHLHIGFHQDEAEGIQTSWQRSTLLVLAITLHNIPEGLAVGVAFGAAAAGFPYATFGGAVALAVGIAIQNFPEGLAVSMPLRREGMSRLRSFWYGQLSAVVEPMAAVAGAAAVF